The Larus michahellis chromosome 18, bLarMic1.1, whole genome shotgun sequence genome contains the following window.
TCCCTGCCCGCCCAGGTCAAGGACCCACACGTCTCCCCGtggctcctgccgctgccgggaCGCGAAGGGCGTTATTCTGCTGAGATTTGGCGAGATTTGTTGAAATTTACCGAGATTTGGTGGGATTTACCGAGATTCGGTGAGATTTACTGAGATTCGGCAAGATTTGGTAAGACTTGCTGAGATTTTTGCGAGATTTGACGAGATTGACTGAGAGCTGGTGAGCTTTGGTGAGCTTTGCCAAGATTTGGCGAGATCTGTCAAGATTTGATGAGATCTGACGAGATTTGATGCGATTTGCTGAGTTTTGGCAGGGCTTGATAAGTCTTACTGAGATCTGCTGAGACGGGATGCGTTCTGCCGAGATCTGGCGAGATTTGATGCGTTTTCACCAAGATTTGGCGAGATTTGAAGTGATTTGCCCAGACCTGGTGAGACTTGACGATACTTACCAAGATTTGGTGAGATTTCTGGTGAGATTCGGTGACATTTGGTGACATTTAAGGCTCGAGGAGAGACCCACTGTGGGATGGGTGGAGGTTGGATCCAGATGGGACCCCGGGACCCCCGTGATCCGCCGTGGTCCGGCACTCCCCCCGTGCCGCCCCGGGGCCAGACGCTGGCGTTACCACGTCCATCCGGCTCCGGGTGGCATCTCCGGTTCGGCAGGACCCGCCGAGGTGCCGGCGCTCGGCACCGCAGGGAGCGGGGGAACGCGCCGGACCTGTTCTACCAACCCCTCCGCCCTCCGCAAAGCCCAGCTCCCAACCCCTGGGGACGCGCCAGGCAGCCGTCACCGGCTCCCGAGCTGCCCTTGCCGCCACGCTGCCTCCTCCCCATCATCTCCGGGGCTTTGGGGAGGTCGGAGATGAGCCGCCGGCGGCTCAGCGGCGCCGAAATCGGGGTCACCCACATTTGGGTTTGTTCTCATTTGCCAAAGCTCAATTTTGCAGCTGAAATCATATCGTTTCATTAAATATCTCAGCAGctcattaaatattttgcatttaattcccCGATCCTGATTTGCAAACTtcagtggggatggggatggccaCCACGACGCTGTCCCAGAGGTGTTCCCAGGAGGACAGATGTCACCAGGACCATGCGTGAGGACCAGGGCTTTCACCCAGAGCTGTCCCACGCCGGCAACAGGCTCTGCTATGGGGCAGGCTGTCTGTGGGGACCTCAAGGTCTGGATCCCACCATGAGCGTCCCACCCACATGCCGGGGTGAAACCTGGGTGCTGTTGGAGCACCCACGTTCATGCTGGCAACACCTTCCTGACCACAGCTGGAAAATGGTTCAAGGACCTTCCCTGCTGGGAAGCTCCAGGGATGGGATCCCAACCTGGGAATGAAGGGCAGCAGTGGAAACCCCAACCCAGAAGAGCCGGTGAGgacaaggtggtggtggtgggacagGCTGTGCCAGGCTTTGATCTCAAAGGCCCCACCAGGTCCCTCCTGACTTGGGGTGGGATGTCCCATGTCAAGGGCAAGAGCGATCAGCGCAgtaggcagggctgggcaggatggGGTTGACCTGAAGGACAGCTGTGGCTCCCCATCCCCAGGAGAAGCAGGGATGAGGCCAATGGTACCATCTCCTGGCCATGGCAAGGGCTGCGACGGCGAGATGAAGGCCGTGAAAGCTGGGCAGAAAATGGGGGCTGTGCACCAGGGCTTGTGGCCCTTTGTGCTCAGGGAGGTGTTTCACGAGAAATTCAGGGTTGGGCTGATCCCCACAGGCAGGGCCCTGAGCTGCAAAGAGGGACCCCAGCCCTGGCGTCTGTGTTGGACCTCAGTGCTGGAGGTCCTTGGTGCAGGTAGGACATGGCAGTCCTTGCACCAGGAGGATGAGGTGGGGGGAGAATCCTGCTCACCCCTCATCTCAGCCCCACAGGCTGAGGTGCCTCTGGAGGTGGTAGACCAACCAGAGTGCCTTGGTGGGACCCTGCCCTTCTCTCGGGCCAGCCCTGCACGACCCATCCTGGGCACCACACCTTGGGGTGATGGTTGTTGAGCTCCTGTGACCACAAAGAGCCTCCTGACCTTCCCCCAGAGCCTGGCCAGGACTTGGCCATGTCCTTTGAGAGGTGAGGACACCCCACTTCCCTCAGGGAGCTTTGCTGAGGGACGAGTGTGTCACAACTCGGGTGTTCCTGGTGTTCCCTCATCACCTGCAGCTTCTGTCCTCATGTAACTGCCTTGGCATCTGTTGCTACCAAGTCCTCGTGCTCTCGTGTCTTCTCTGCGTTCACCACTTTTCCGGGGTTTGACCTGCGGTACGCGAAGGCTTTTATCTGACAACTGAAATTACCTGGTGGCTGTTCGCTCCCTGCTataatagtctttaaaaaaaaaaaaattctagaaatgaCGTGTTCAAATAATAGTCTTCAGGACGTGCCCAgggctaattatttttttttttttttttaacattaaggTTGACTTCAGACTTAGGTTTGCtttcttaattcattttaattcacTGGAAAACACTCAAGTAGGACATCGTGCTCTTCTGTTGGTTTTTTCTCCTGAATCTTCaggtccacaaaaaaaaataaaataaaaatactatttctcGATGTCAGACCTACGCAGGCAACATTTCCTCATCCAAAAAAGCATTCCTAGACCTCGATTGCACAGCCCAAAATAAACCCAAGGTTATCGTGATAACTTGGCACTGCAGGGTTCAGCTCCAGAAGTTCGAGGGTGCTTGGACAGCTGACCCCCACCTCACGCACCCCCGCGGAGCCGGACCGAGGGGTACCTGAGACAGGGAGGGAACCGTTTCTCAAGGTTCCCCAAggtcgtagaatcacagaacgtgttgggttggaagggacctctaaaggccatctagtccaaccccctgcagtgagcagggacatcttcaactagatcaggtcgctcagagcctcatccagcctggccttgaatgtctccagggacggggcctccgccccctctctgggcaacctgggccagtgtctcaccaccctcagtggaaagaacttcttcctaatggctgatctaaccctgccctgctctagtttaaaccactgcccctcgtcctgtcgctacctGCCCTCGCAAGCAGATCATCGCTCTTCCTCTCCACCGCCAGGGAGGATTTCCCATTTGAAGGCCTTCTCCGAAGCTGTGCGGCTGAAGTGAAGGTCAACCCAAGAGCCTTCCTTGATGGAAGGGTCAAGATCTTAATTCCTTTGTCTCCGAGGTGCTGAGATTGGATTTCtattttcagtgctgctgaatTTCTCGGCGGCTGTAATGAGTTCCAGGTTTAACTCCGCTCTTCGTTTAGCCCATTGCTTTCTCAAGGGCACATTTTAATGCGTTAAGCCCGGGGAAGcagtggaaggagaagaaatgtgTGCCTTCTGTAGGTAAATCAGCTTCTTCTGTAGGTAAATCAATGTTTACCGTGTAAACCACAGGATCACAGAGAGAAAACTCACGTCTGGAGTTCTGGGACATGGATTTTCAGGGTTGGGAGGAGTTTGGAAAACAGATGAAGATAAACATAGTCCCCAACCAGAAATATTTTGGTAATGTCACATGGTAAATAGCTCATCAAGGGATTGATTATACGTAACTTGGTGTTTGCTTATCATCTGCAGCTTGGAGGCATTCGGCTTGGCTCCCAGGGGATGCGTGTGAGTTCAGAGTCTGTGTAACGAGGAAAACACGGAATAAATAACGGGCAAAAATTAGGATACGATGTGTGTGAACATcgggagaagagcagcagaggagaaaggggtTCCTCAGCCCCTCTGTGTTACTcgggaagggaaaacaaatgccGAGGAGCGAATATGGaatacttttgtttgtttatttgtttctaagGAGCTTCTCCTCCAACTCAGAGCAGTGAAGCCACTTCTCCCGCTGAAAACATGGGAGGAACAGAAAGAACGTGAGCTCTCTCAGGAGATGTCTCACCCGACCATTAAAGAGCCAGGGTTGAACCCTGTGAGGAATGACCTAGAGTGTGCCGGGCAATGGAAACATCAAGGCGGCCACACCATCGTTGTGGGGAGGGGGCCTCTCTAAAAGGGCTCCCCGTGCTCCAGATGTAGGTCTGGACACCCGCTTCCAAACTAAATTCCTTCTTAAGTTTCATCTGCTGTATCCAACACGGGAAGAGACCACCAAGCCTCCGGCTTCCTTCCCGTGGTCAGATGTACCCAGAAGCAGCCATCAGCCGTGGACGTCATTCACAGGAACAGGCTTTTGCCGCAAAAATTCAAGTCGGGCCTGGGCGCCGATAAAGCCTTGTCAGCTGTAGAGTCGACGCCACAAAAACGGGACAGGAAGGTGACAGCATCCCTCTCCGTCAGCccaagagcagagcagataagaGGCATGAAGTGTCCCTCAAGCAAGGGGCCACAGGCACTCcggctgctctgtccctctccGGAGGCAGCAGGATGCCAAATCCCGATATGGAAACCTCCTGCCCTGGTGGCCATCAGCTTCCTAGAGGGTTCAGCAAACTATCCGAAAGCGGGTTCGTTATCACCGCTCCAGGAGGGGCTCTGATGGCTGGTGTCCCTTTCATCTGCGTCCCGTGGGTGATCCCGGCCAGAGCTCTCAGATGCGCGTCCCTGCTGTGGTTGCCAGAGTGGGCGGATTCGGTTCTGCTTAATAAAAACAACACTTTTCTCCTACCCCCTGGTGGCCTCGCTCAGCAGGGGAGGACGAAGAGGAAGGAAGGGTCGAAGTGTGCCTCAGCCCTGCGTTGTGTGGCACGGCCACCCGGTGGCAGCGGGCACAGGCCTGGACCACTCCGACCCCACCAGGGCACCTTCACCAGCCCTCCAGCTCCAGCATGTGctgggggagagcagcccccagcccagcttcaACTGGAGGTaggttttcacagaatcacagggtggtTGAGTGTGGAAGGAACCCCTGGAGGTCAGCTGGTCCATCACAAGTCGCCCAGGATCACTGCTAGACTGCTTtttagtatctccaaggatggagatcacacagcctccctgggcaacctctgccagcgCTCCATCACCAGTAGAAAAGTGTTTCCTGCggttcagatggaacctcctgtgtttcagttggtGCCCgtggcctctggtcctgccactgggcaccactgagaagagctcCTCATCCTAACCAGCCTTCAGGTATttcgtggaatggtttgggttggaagggaccttaaagcccacccagtgccaccccctgccctgggcagggacacctcccaccagcccaggttgctccaagccccgtccaacctggccttgaacccctccagggatggggcagccacagcttctctgggcaacctgggccaggggctcaccaccctcacagccgagaatttcttcctgagatctcacctaaatctcccctcttccagtttaaaacccttccccctcgtcccatggctcccctccctgctccagagtccctccccagctttcctggagcccctttagggactggaaggggctccaaggtctccccggagccttctcttccccaggctgaacccccccagctctctcagcctgtccccacagcagaggggctccagccctcccagcatctccggggcctcctctggccccgctccaacagctccgtgtccttctgctgttggtgaccccagagctggaggcagctccctcagcctttcctcataggtaaggtgctccagcctcttcatcttcctctcttgtactggggagcccagaacacAACACAGTCctgcaggtgtggcctcaccagtgctgaataaagggaaggatcacctccctccacctgcccgCAACACCTcatctaatgcagcccaggacaccctTCACCTTCTTGGCagcaaggacacattgctggctcgtggtcaacctggtgtccaccaggacgcCCAGGTCCATTCCCGCcaagctgctgcccagctgggcGCCCCCCAGCATGCACTGGGGAAGAACAAGCCCAGGCCCCAGTCTGTGCACTTCTTGTTGAAGGAGAAGGGTGCCCCAACCCCAATTTCTGCCCAAGCTGCCTCCTTAGGAGGAGGTTGGAGGTCACAGGGCAGTTTCTGGGCTCCTTCTAGCCCTGCTGGTACCAGAGTTGGCCCAGAAAGGGAGAGACCAGAAGCCCCAGGGCTCACCCTggctcctcctgcctgggggcTCAGGACACAACACCGTCCCCCCTGGATGAGGGGGGAAGGTGCTTCCAAGCAGGGGTCACCAGGGTAGCTGCTAGAGCTGTCCCCTACTCATTCCCGGTGCCACCACCCCTCCTGGAGAAGATAAGGGTGGTGGCCCAGGTGGAGGAATAGCCTGGTGCCAGCTCCCAAAGGGTGGACACAGCTTGGGCAGCTCTTTCCCACCCCTCCCAGTGatttttttgtggggggaaaaaaggagcgGCACAGGGAGTGCAGAGATCCTCGGTGCTTTATTGGTGACAGGCGGCCACGCAGAGAGGATCGCTGGTTCCTTGGTGGGGACAGCAAGCGTGGGACACCGTGGCACCCTAGAGCTCACCAAGAGGAGAGGAGCCCTGGGGTCCGGGTCTAcccggagctgctggaggaggcgtCACCCCCATCGCTCCCCGCTCCTCACTCACCAGCTGCTCTAGGTGGCCCGGGGCTGGGGTGACATGGCCACGCTGCCGCTGCCCTCTGCTTCCCCTGCgctcccaccttcctcctcctcttggctcGCCGGCAGCTCCGAGAAGCTGGGTCCTCGTTGGAGCAGAGACCCAGAGGCTTGGTTCTCCTCCGGGCTGCAGCCCAGGTCTGTGGGCAGATGGACAGAGGGAAAGGTGAGGATTTGGCCAAGTTCAACCTCTCTCCGCCGCTGGAGGAACACACGTGGCACCCATGGACCAGATCCTGCGGGGATCAGCTCTGGATCTCAGAGTCCCACACagatcccagccccacagagcaggGTGCACCCATTCCAAAGCTGCATCGGAGATTGCTCCTCGGGGATGGAGAGGACCTTGGGGCGCCGAAGCTGGAGCGGCAATGCCACACCGGGGACATGGCCGGGTGCTCAGTGGCACGGGGGCAGGTTGGAACAAAAGTGTGGGAAGCCACCCGGGAGCACGAGTTGGGGGTGGCAGAGCGGAGAGAGTGGGTTGATGGGGTATGTTGGGGATGATGCTTTGGGGGCCATCACCTTCCTCATCCTGAGCCTCCGATGCTTTCCTCTCCGGGCTCTGGGACAGCAGGGTGAACCTGTTGAGGGCCAGCAGAGCTTTGCCTGTTttctggagagaagagaaggagcaCTGAGCCCCACCAgacccatcctcatccccacgtCCTCatcattccccccacccccaccaggTACCTGCCACTTCCGACGGGTCAAGAACTGCCTGATCCTCTCCTTCGACAGCGCCTtggtggtgctgggctggggctgctgcagccaggggtGCAGCAGAGCCCCCGTGCTGGAGAGACGGCGGCTGGGGGCAAACAAGGTGGTCACAAGGGGACCTCTCCACCATCAGACCCtcagctgctggcacagccccatGGAGCATCCCCTCCACCGACCCCATTCGGTTCCCATCTCCTTGGCACCCCAAAAGCCAGCCCGGTTCCATCTCAGCACCCCACAGCCACCCGCCAGGTCCTACCAGGGgtccttctgcagcagctggctgaTGAAGTCCTTGGCCTGCTGGGAGATCTCCGAGAAGGTCTCCTCCTCAAAGTCCCACCGGGCAGCTGTGATGTTGCTCAGCGTCTCCATGTCATTGTCCCCCTGGAAGGGGGACTCCCCGCTCAGCCTGGAGAGGTGACACAAGGACATGAGTGACAGCTCAGCCCCCTCCCGCCTGACCTGTTGTCCCCAGGAGGCCACTCACAGGATGTAGCAGATGACACCAATGCTCCACATGTCCGTGGAGAAGCCCACGGGCTCAAAGGCGACCACTTCTGGAGCCATGAACTCAGGGGTGCCGTGCAACACCTTCACAGGGGTTTCTGGAGCTGTGAAGAAGACGGAGACCATGGAGCAAATGtccagctgggacctccccaggtcagcccagcagcaccccaaTGCATGCCAGGTGGATGAGCCCCTGCATCCAGGTGGTCCTCCAGGACCCATCACAGGTCTTGGTGATCTCCTAGAGCATCTCTGGGTGCTGGGCACCCTCAGGGGTGAGGGTCTCAGGGGTCTCCCCCTCAGAGGCAGGACTGGGGACACGCAGGTTTCCCCAGAGCATCTCGCAGTCACCAGAAAGGGCCCTGATCTGGTGCCAGGGGGCTGCCCGTCCCAAAGGCATGGGCAGGAGGATGCCAAGCTCCTTGCTGACATGCCCAGAGGGATTGTGTCCCTGTGACGGTGACAGCCCCTGCCCTGGtgccccaagaccccccccccccccctcgctcACCCAGCTTCCGCGCCAAGCCGAAGTCGATGATCTTGAGCCAGTGGCTGCTGGGGCTGACACAGACGATGTTCTCGGGTTTGAGGTCAAGGTGGACGACGGCTTGGCCATGCATGAACTGCAGCCCCTCCAGGATCTGCCGCATGtactgggtgctgctgggctctgTGTGCTCAAAGTCATCATCCACGATGCGCTCAAAGAGCTCCCCGCCTGCCACGCTGGGGGAGGACACGGTGCTGGGGACCCTGCTGGGGTCTACCAGCCCCGAGGAGGAGAAGCCCCACACTCTGGGAGGATCTCACCACCTGCATCTTCAGGGTCTTCAGGTTCTCCATCCATCCTACCCCCCACGCCAGCACCCCACAGTGCCGGGATCCCTTCCCGCCTGCCACACTGGGGGAGGACAAAGTGGGGGGGACCCTACTGAGGTCTGCCAGCCCCAAGGAGAAGCCCCACCAGGGAACCCAGCACTCTGGGAACATCCCACCACCCATACCTCCAGGATCTGCAGGTTTTCCTTCCATCCCACGCCCCATGCCAACACCCCACAGCGCAgggacccctccccacctttAATGgtctccctggcagagcccagcactgtccccaccacccccaaactTGACTCTGCCCCCCCCTTCACTCACTACTCCATCACCATCACCAGCTCGGCGGGACCCTGGAAGGCGGCGAGGCACTGCACGAGGCGCGGGTGATGCAGCAGGTTCATGAGCTCCACCTCAGCTCGAGCCGCCTGCTTCTCTTTAGCCGTCCGCGTCCGGAAATATTTCCCGGCTCGGATTTTGCCGGTGGCTTTTTCCTGCAGCCGGTACACCGTCCCGAATTTTCCcctgggagggagccggggggagggatggaggagccatcaccaccaccgccgccaccaccctGCATCCCCCCATCCCTTGGACAGCCATGGGCCACGCCCAAGCGAGGGGGACGTTGGGACCCCCACTCACTCTCCCAGCTTCTCCAGCTGCGTGTACACGTCCGAAACCTTCTCCTGGCTGTTGATGACCACATCGCGGTATTCAAAGGTCTCCTCGCCTCCTGGGAGGGATGGAGCGGGGTGGTCCGTGCACAGATCCCTCACGCTTTGGGGACCAGCTGCCTGCGCTTTCCCTCCAGCGCGTATTTCTGTgctccccccctaccccccccagctccatctaCCCCCCCACGCGGTGCAGATGGGAccagggaggggacgtggggacaggggctTCTGCCACAGGAGCTCCTGGagtggcccagcaccctgcaaATCAGGTTTTGGGGCAAAAGATGCTTTTAGGATCAAAAACCCAAGCGAAAAGAGGCCATTAAAGAGGATGGGATGAAGAGTGGTgctgattttggggggggtggggtgtgggggggttcaCACCGGCTCTGGGGTCCCCATGCAAAGCCTGCGCCTCCCCCGGGCCAGACCGAGGGCCGTGCCGTACCTTCTGCCTGGGACATGGTGGTGCCACCAGTTCCCGGCGGGCGCCGGCGCGGTCAGGACGGGTGCTGGATGCAGGGCCGGGGGTGCTGAGGCAGGCGATGCCCGTGTGTCCGCTCCGGCTTCTCCCCGGAGCCCCGCACCGTCTCCCTGCCGTGCGAGACCACCAGCATCTCCGCACCCGGACCCGCACTCCCGTCCCACCCGGGAGCCGACATCCCGATGGACCCAGAGAGACCCAGGAAGGGGCCCAACCCGATCCCAAAGCCAGGACCCTCCCCAGGTGGGGACAACCTCTTCCCAGTAGCGCCTTCGGCTCAAAGCCAACGTTTTTCCCATACCCCGTCTTGCATCAGCCAGGAAATCCCCAGGAAAAGCCACATTTCTAGGGCAAAGGACTTGTTTCCTTACGCGCATCCCCTCTTCGCTCCGTCCAGGAGGACAGGGTGACGGCACCCAAAGGCGATGGGTGTCAGCACCCAAACCCCAAGCCAAAAGCCACAGCACTGACCTGTCACCGTCCGGTCCCGTCCTGTCCCAGGCCACCAGCAGGTCCCTGATCCTTCCTGGTCACTGGGGAGCCATCAGGGAGCTGGCGGGGGTGGGACAGAAGGAAGGGGCGATGCTGGGAGTTGAGGACAGCTGggaccacagggatggggatgtctCGGGGATGTCTCCGGGCACAGCCGGGAGCATCCCTCCCGCTACGGCGGTGCTGGGAACAGCCCCggctctcccctccctttccttcccagcGGAGAGTTTCCGGACTGGGGGATAAACAACCACCAGCACCATCGCTGAGCCCTCCCCAAACCGCATCCACCGCCACGGTCCCAaacccccccccgacaccccatTTAGCACCACACGGGGTCGTGGGTCTGCGACaccgccgggggtggtggggggggacggtTCGGCCACAGAAATCCCAAGGAGGGATCTGCAGAGACCTGCCGCACCTCATCGCATGGCAGAGCTCAGCCATCCCGGCACGTATCCCGGCCTTGGAGCTTCTCGGGAGCTAAATGCACggcagcccggccccggcacgcccccgcctccttccccacccccggGTGGGGTCCCGCAGATGGGCTGAGCACCCACACCTGATCCCCTCTTCCCACCTCCACCTGCAGCCAACACCCCGCCGGAGCCACCGCTCTCCCCAAAACTCACCCCGGGCCGCGGGCTTCCCCGGCTGAACTCGGCTCCGGGTTCAGGGAAGCCGGGATGAAGGGGAATGCGGTGTTGCAAAACTCCTCCAGGCCTCCGAAGCCGGTGGTTTGAAGGAAAAATGgggttttccagcctttttttccGCAAAAGCAGGACTGCACGGTCACTCCGGCACCGAGGGCGCTgccgtgcctcggtttcccctgCTATAAAGTGGGAATAACACCCTGATTTCCTCCCGGAGCTGACTCCAGACCCGCAGATCAGGCGGCAGCACAGCGGGGGGGGGACGTGTCCTCCTGGGGCAGCTCCCTGTCACAGCGTCCCCCCGAGAAGGGGGGGTGTCACCCCGGGGTTACCTGCTGTCCCAAGCCGGGTCTCGCGGGCGATGCGGGGCTCTGCCAGCGCCAGCAGAAgcgtcgccgccgccgctcccacGCTCCGCGCAAAGTCCACGGCTGCTGGCAGAGTGTCGGGGACAAGCGTCCCCAGCGCCGGGGTGATGGCAGAGCCACCGCCGCCTCACCGCTCGCCCATCACCGTGACCTTGCCACCGGCGGGGCAAAGCCACGGGGTGGGGGTGCCGTGGCCCGGGCGGGAAGGGGGTCCCCACTCGTGGGCGAGGGATGTGGCGGATGCTCCCGGCTCGGCGATGCCGTCAGCGCGCTCGGCGCGACCCCGCTGGGATATCGACTGCCGTGGCCGGGCACGCTGGGGACAGGAGTAAGGACACGGCGGTggcctggctggggacaggcagtgggGCGGTGATGGAGCGCGGCTGGCCGCATCCTGCCTGGCGGTGGGGACACGGCCGGGATGATGTCCGGCATCGCCGGTGGTGGCTCCCGACCCCACTTGGCTCCGAGCCCCTCGGCGGGGCAGGATGAGGCCGTGGGGGTGATGCCGGGCTGCTCCCAGAGGCAGGATACGGCCCTGGAATGTGAGGGATCCCAGCAGCCACTTGATGTCAGTGTTGGCCCGATGCTGGTCCCGGTGACGTGCAGGaaaaatgagcaggaaaaaaaatggctgggaggggggaaaaaaaaaaattggggtctggggggacccGTGGAGGGGTGACAGAGAGGACACGCCGGGATCCGGCACTCGGCTGGAGGGTGAATCCCTCGGGAGCCGCTCCCCACCCTTCTGGATGGAGCCGCATCCATGGGACGACCCCGTGACGCCGCAGTCCCTGGGGATGCCACGGGGCACCTGGGTGACCCCCGCGGTGACGGGCCACCGCCCTGCGCACCCTCCGGACTCAGCTTCTTCCCACCAATGgatacagatatatttttttcccgGCATCCATGAGGATAACGAAGGGCTGAAGGCCAAGCGTGGGTCTGGGCAGCACGGCCATCCCCGGCCCTCATCCTGCACCGGTGGTTATCCCGCTCCCAGCCTTTAATTCCCAGGGGAACGGAGCCCGGCTCAGCCTCCCCCGAGCCCGCGTGGGGACAACGTTTAATTTTCAAGCTCTAATTTCCCCTCGATCTCCTCTCCCGGAGCATCCCCAGGAGTTTAAGACCAACGGCGGGAAAAGCCGGAAGATTTTTAAGGAGCGAGGGCGAAGGAGCCGCTCCGGGGGCGGCCGCGTAGATCCCTCCATCCTTGGGGAATTTCCAGCCTCCGGAACGAACCTCGTTCCCGGCAGCGCTTCCCTTGGCGGCCACCGACCCCCGTCTTGCGCCTTCCCTTTGGGGTCGGGGAAGGCGGCGCATCCGAAACGTCCGGCGGTGCAGTATCCGCCAGGGAcatcctcctcccctcccgcatcgtaaattaattaattaattaaatgaagtcataagaaaaagaattaattaatcCGTAGCGCCCGCCCGCGCCCAGGCGCCCATGGGTTACCCCCTTGGGTGATCGCGTCGTCCCCCAGCCGCCCGGAGGAGCTCCTGGCGG
Protein-coding sequences here:
- the LOC141732745 gene encoding myosin light chain kinase, smooth muscle-like isoform X2, giving the protein MSQAEGGEETFEYRDVVINSQEKVSDVYTQLEKLGEGKFGTVYRLQEKATGKIRAGKYFRTRTAKEKQAARAEVELMNLLHHPRLVQCLAAFQGPAELVMVMEYVAGGELFERIVDDDFEHTEPSSTQYMRQILEGLQFMHGQAVVHLDLKPENIVCVSPSSHWLKIIDFGLARKLAPETPVKVLHGTPEFMAPEVVAFEPVGFSTDMWSIGVICYILLSGESPFQGDNDMETLSNITAARWDFEEETFSEISQQAKDFISQLLQKDPCRRLSSTGALLHPWLQQPQPSTTKALSKERIRQFLTRRKWQKTGKALLALNRFTLLSQSPERKASEAQDEEDLGCSPEENQASGSLLQRGPSFSELPASQEEEEGGSAGEAEGSGSVAMSPQPRAT
- the LOC141732745 gene encoding myosin light chain kinase, smooth muscle-like isoform X3, with the protein product MSQAEGEETFEYRDVVINSQEKVSDVYTQLEKLGEGKFGTVYRLQEKATGKIRAGKYFRTRTAKEKQAARAEVELMNLLHHPRLVQCLAAFQGPAELVMVMEYVAGGELFERIVDDDFEHTEPSSTQYMRQILEGLQFMHGQAVVHLDLKPENIVCVSPSSHWLKIIDFGLARKLAPETPVKVLHGTPEFMAPEVVAFEPVGFSTDMWSIGVICYILLSGESPFQGDNDMETLSNITAARWDFEEETFSEISQQAKDFISQLLQKDPCRRLSSTGALLHPWLQQPQPSTTKALSKERIRQFLTRRKWQKTGKALLALNRFTLLSQSPERKASEAQDEEDLGCSPEENQASGSLLQRGPSFSELPASQEEEEGGSAGEAEGSGSVAMSPQPRAT
- the LOC141732745 gene encoding myosin light chain kinase, smooth muscle-like isoform X1 — translated: MRVRKQVLCPRNVAFPGDFLADARRGMGKTLALSRRRYWEEVVPTWGGSWLWDRVGPLPGSLWVHRDVGSRVGRECGSGCGDAGGLARQGDGAGLRGEAGADTRASPASAPPALHPAPVLTAPAPAGNWWHHHVPGRRGKFGTVYRLQEKATGKIRAGKYFRTRTAKEKQAARAEVELMNLLHHPRLVQCLAAFQGPAELVMVMEYVAGGELFERIVDDDFEHTEPSSTQYMRQILEGLQFMHGQAVVHLDLKPENIVCVSPSSHWLKIIDFGLARKLAPETPVKVLHGTPEFMAPEVVAFEPVGFSTDMWSIGVICYILLSGESPFQGDNDMETLSNITAARWDFEEETFSEISQQAKDFISQLLQKDPCRRLSSTGALLHPWLQQPQPSTTKALSKERIRQFLTRRKWQKTGKALLALNRFTLLSQSPERKASEAQDEEDLGCSPEENQASGSLLQRGPSFSELPASQEEEEGGSAGEAEGSGSVAMSPQPRAT